The sequence AGCGCGGGCGTGGCACGTTGGGTCATGATGAGTTCACTCTCTGGGACATTTACAAATTTTAATGCGACATTCAGCCATGCTGATGAATTAGGGGGATCCGTGACTTCATTGATTCCACAAGACGGGATCAGGACACATACATTGGTTCGTGATGTGCTAGTCGATTTGCCCGGGAGTGATCGAGTCCGGGATTTTCTAGCGAAAGATGGTCCGAATATAAAAGTTTATGAGAACCAGAATACCGACACGGATGTCCAGCAGGTTGATTCAGTCCTCGGGTCGGGAGGGATGAGCAGAGTTTTAACCCTGAGCGGGGGATCAACAGGATTTATTTATTCAAAGCTGGAATTAGGGGAGGCTCTCTTAAAAAACAAAGTGGTTGCCGCAGCTACCCGCTCCGACGGAAAGGTAATCCCGCTAGCAAATGCATGGGTTTCAAAAACTTGGGACCTGCAAGTCCGAGTCTGGAGATATTTTGTAAATATTTTTGACGTAAATAACCAAGGGATGACTTATCTTCTGGTCTTTTCGGATCCCCAAGATGTCAATCGGGCTCCGGATATGGTGCTGCCATCTGATTTGATTGTGCAAACAGGTCAACCCAACGTGTTTACGATCCGGGCCAGCGATCCTGACGGGATTAAGCCTGAAATCACACTTAATGGTTTACCGGTGGGAGCATTATTTACAGATAATACTCCTCCAACCGGGGCTGAAACTATCAAGAATTTTGCTTGGACTCCTTTGACGACACAAACCGGTACATACACATTAAGATTCTCGGCAAAGGACGGGGTGAATACCACGACTAAATCTTTGGTGATTACGGTAATCAATGGAACGGATACAAAGACAGCATGGCAAGAGCAGAAATGGCCGGGGGTCACTGACCTATCAATCATCGGTGATATGGTGGATCCGGATATGGACGGATTAAGCAATTTGCTCGAATATGCTTTAAACCTCGATCCAAAAAAAGCGAATGCAGGAGGATTTACCCAGATCGGTATTGACGAGGTTAATGGACAGAAATTCCTGACTCTTACCTATACCAAACGGACAGATGACCCGAATCTTGTCTTTACGGTGCTTGGATCTAATGTCGCACATGCCGGAGACAACCAGTGGACACCACAAACTCAATCAGTGACTGTACCCCAAGAAGATGTATCCCAAGGGATGCAAAAGGTGAAAGTCCGCGATCAAGTAGCTATCGAAGATGGGCCTGCACGGCGTTACCTCAAACTCAAGGTTTCAACCGCAACCGTAACGGGGCAATAATAATGAGATATCCCATTCATCAGTTTATTACCGTTCTTTCCCTAGCTTTTCTGGTGGGTCATTTATCCGCCGAGACAAATAGCGCATCGACTCCGCCTCAGGGTTATCAAAAGATTATTTTAAAAGGGGCAGGAGACAGTTATGTCAGCCTTCCCCTCTTAAAAGATGCGGTAGCCCGGGCACGCGTCACGGCTGTCGAGTCAAACTCAGTGACCGTGGCTGAGGCCCCTTTTACTTTAGGAGCTTTTGACCCGGCAGCGGGGAGTA comes from Verrucomicrobiota bacterium and encodes:
- a CDS encoding Ig domain-containing protein; this translates as MRIQIEQELSLERQGFIAKMGIQNSPEFQMQDIVVTVNFKDKSGNPIVATTDSTSTDTAVRFFITPSGTLPTSINPGSSANLEWLIIPAPGAGGDTPDGKLYYVGATLSYTSGGRQEVVTVTPDFIYVKPMPSLQLDYFLPHEVYSDDPQTTVIEPAVPFYMGVRVQNNGKGIARNLKIQSGQPKIVANAQGLLVNFAITGSEINGQPSQNSLLADFGNIQTNSAGVARWVMMSSLSGTFTNFNATFSHADELGGSVTSLIPQDGIRTHTLVRDVLVDLPGSDRVRDFLAKDGPNIKVYENQNTDTDVQQVDSVLGSGGMSRVLTLSGGSTGFIYSKLELGEALLKNKVVAAATRSDGKVIPLANAWVSKTWDLQVRVWRYFVNIFDVNNQGMTYLLVFSDPQDVNRAPDMVLPSDLIVQTGQPNVFTIRASDPDGIKPEITLNGLPVGALFTDNTPPTGAETIKNFAWTPLTTQTGTYTLRFSAKDGVNTTTKSLVITVINGTDTKTAWQEQKWPGVTDLSIIGDMVDPDMDGLSNLLEYALNLDPKKANAGGFTQIGIDEVNGQKFLTLTYTKRTDDPNLVFTVLGSNVAHAGDNQWTPQTQSVTVPQEDVSQGMQKVKVRDQVAIEDGPARRYLKLKVSTATVTGQ